A single Oryctolagus cuniculus chromosome 18, mOryCun1.1, whole genome shotgun sequence DNA region contains:
- the CMTM2 gene encoding CKLF-like MARVEL transmembrane domain-containing protein 2 isoform X1, whose translation MADKAKSKTGGPPPPEGAPPPAGGDAQPKPGEEKPKDAPKPMAVQPKDEVGTRKGCRRYRWELKDSNKEFWVFGHAFVKLVSLGCLVAALILFHGLAVHPIVLLIVTMELSIFIFFIILYSFAIQRYMAFILWPITDLLNDLFACGFLVGGAVYAVRSRKTMPLHYFIAVILMGVAALFAFIDICLQRKHFKGKKVKKNVLVPPPPKSQEPPPADKAEPAKDAGKEKPKEPEKDKGKEPEKDKGKDTEKDKGKDKDKGKDKGKGKK comes from the exons ATGGCTGACAAAGCTAAGTCCAAGACTGGAGGGCCCCCTCCGCCCGAGGGTGCCCCCCCGCCCGCAGGGGGTGATGCACAACCCAAACCTGGGGAGGAAAAACCAAAGGACGCCCCAAAGCCAATGGCAGTGCAGCCCAAGGATGAAGTGGGCACGAGGAAAGGATGTCGCCGCTACCGGTGGGAGCTCAAGGACAGCAACAAGGAGTTCTGGGTCTTCGGGCATGCTTTCGTCAAGCTCGTCAGCCTG GGCTGCCTGGTCGCGGCGCTCATACTCTTCCATGGGCTCGCGGTACACCCCATCGTGCTGCTCATCGTCACCATGGAACTGtccatcttcatcttcttcattATCCTCTACAGCTTTGCCATCCAAAGATACATGGCCTTCATCCTGTGGCCCATCACT GACCTCCTCAACGACCTGTTCGCCTGTGGCTTCCTCGTGGGCGGGGCCGTCTACGCCGTGAGGAGCCGCAAGACCATGCCGCTGCACTATTTTATCGCCGTG ATCCTGATGGGCGTGGCTGCACTTTTTGCTTTTATCGACATCTGTCTCCAGAGAAAACACTTCAAAGGCAAGAAAGTCAAAAAGAACGTGCTGGTTCCTCCCCCGCCAAAGAGTCAAGAACCACCCCCAGCAGATAAAGCGGAGCCAGCGAAAGACGCCGGGAAGGAGAAACCCAAGGAACCCGAGAAGGACAAAGGCAAGGAACCCGAGAAGGACAAAGGCAAGGACACGGAGAAGGACAAAGGGAAAGACAAGGATAAAGGGAAGGacaaagggaagggaaagaagtaG
- the CMTM2 gene encoding CKLF-like MARVEL transmembrane domain-containing protein 2 isoform X2, whose amino-acid sequence MADKAKSKTGGPPPPEGAPPPAGGDAQPKPGEEKPKDAPKPMAVQPKDEVGTRKGCRRYRWELKDSNKEFWVFGHAFVKLVSLGCLVAALILFHGLAVHPIVLLIVTMELSIFIFFIILYSFAIQRYMAFILWPITDLLNDLFACGFLVGGAVYAVRSRKTMPLHYFIAVRKHFKGKKVKKNVLVPPPPKSQEPPPADKAEPAKDAGKEKPKEPEKDKGKEPEKDKGKDTEKDKGKDKDKGKDKGKGKK is encoded by the exons ATGGCTGACAAAGCTAAGTCCAAGACTGGAGGGCCCCCTCCGCCCGAGGGTGCCCCCCCGCCCGCAGGGGGTGATGCACAACCCAAACCTGGGGAGGAAAAACCAAAGGACGCCCCAAAGCCAATGGCAGTGCAGCCCAAGGATGAAGTGGGCACGAGGAAAGGATGTCGCCGCTACCGGTGGGAGCTCAAGGACAGCAACAAGGAGTTCTGGGTCTTCGGGCATGCTTTCGTCAAGCTCGTCAGCCTG GGCTGCCTGGTCGCGGCGCTCATACTCTTCCATGGGCTCGCGGTACACCCCATCGTGCTGCTCATCGTCACCATGGAACTGtccatcttcatcttcttcattATCCTCTACAGCTTTGCCATCCAAAGATACATGGCCTTCATCCTGTGGCCCATCACT GACCTCCTCAACGACCTGTTCGCCTGTGGCTTCCTCGTGGGCGGGGCCGTCTACGCCGTGAGGAGCCGCAAGACCATGCCGCTGCACTATTTTATCGCCGTG AGAAAACACTTCAAAGGCAAGAAAGTCAAAAAGAACGTGCTGGTTCCTCCCCCGCCAAAGAGTCAAGAACCACCCCCAGCAGATAAAGCGGAGCCAGCGAAAGACGCCGGGAAGGAGAAACCCAAGGAACCCGAGAAGGACAAAGGCAAGGAACCCGAGAAGGACAAAGGCAAGGACACGGAGAAGGACAAAGGGAAAGACAAGGATAAAGGGAAGGacaaagggaagggaaagaagtaG
- the CMTM3 gene encoding CKLF-like MARVEL transmembrane domain-containing protein 3: MWPPDPDHDPDPDPQAESGSRAGAALPALRALLPPRAFLCSRKGRLLLAESGLSFITLICYVASSASAFFTAPLLEFLLALYFLFADAMQLKDKWQGLCWPMMDFLRCVTAALIYFAISITAVAKYSDGASKAAGVFGFFATIVFAIDFYLIFNDVAKFLKQGDSADETTARKAEEENSDSDSD, translated from the exons ATGTGGCCCCCGGACCCGGACCACGACCCCGACCCGGACCCTCAGGCCGAGAGCGGCTCCCGGGCTGGAGCGGCGCTGCCCGCGCTGCGCGCCCTGCTGCCGCCGCGCGCCTTCCTCTGCTCGCGCAAAGGCCGCCTCCTGCTGGCGGAATCG GGCCTCTCCTTCATCACCTTAATCTGCTACGTGGCGTCCTCCGCGTCCGCCTTCTTCACGGCGCCGCTGCTGGAGTTCCTGCTGGCCCTCTACTTCCTCTTTGCCGATGCCATGCAGCTGAAAGACAAGTGGCAGGGCCTGTGCTGGCCCATGATG gattTCCTGCGCTGCGTCACCGCGGCCCTCATCTACTTCGCCATCTCCATCACGGCCGTCGCCAAATACTCAGATGGGGCATCCAAAGCAGCGGGG GTGTTTGGTTTCTTTGCCACCATCGTGTTTGCCATCGACTTCTACCTGATCTTCAACGACGTGGCCAAATTCCTCAAGCAAGGGGACTCTGCAGATGAGACCACAGCCCGCAAGGCGGAAG AAGAGAATTCCGATTCGGACTCCGACTGA